One genomic region from Eptesicus fuscus isolate TK198812 chromosome 18, DD_ASM_mEF_20220401, whole genome shotgun sequence encodes:
- the LOC103296474 gene encoding ribose-phosphate pyrophosphokinase 1-like: MPNIKIFSGSSNLDLSQKIADRLGLELAKVLTTKFSNQETCVEIGESVRGEDVYILQSGCGEINDNLMELLIMINACKIASASRVTAVIPCFPYARQDKKDKSRAPISAKLVANMLSVAGADHIITMDLHASQIQGFFDIPVDNLYAEPAVLKWIRENISEWRDCTIVSPDAGGAKRVTSIADQLNVDFALIHKERKKANEVDRMVLVGDVKDRVAILVDDMADTCGTICHAAEKLLAAGATRVYAILTHGIFSGPAIFRINNACFEAVVVTNTIPQEDNMRHCPKIQVLDISIILAEAIRRIHNGESVSYLFSHVPL; the protein is encoded by the coding sequence ATGCCGAACATCAAAATCTTCAGCGGCAGCTCCAACCTGGACTTGTCCCAGAAAATTGCTGAccgcctgggcctggagctagcCAAGGTGCTGACCACAAAATTCAGCAACCAGGAGACCTGTGTTGAAATTGGCGAAAGTGTCCGGGGAGAGGATGTCTACATCCTTCAGAGCGGCTGTGGTGAAATTAACGACAACCTGATGGAGCTTCTGATCATGATTAACGCCTGTAAGATCGCTTCCGCCAGCCGGGTCACTGCGGTCATCCCATGCTTCCCTTACGCCCGGCAGGATAAGAAGGATAAGAGCCGGGCTCCCATCTCAGCCAAGCTtgtggcaaatatgctctccgtAGCAGGTGCAGATCATATTATCACCATGGACCTTCATGCTTCTCAAATCCAGGGCTTTTTCGATATCCCCGTGGACAATCTGTACGCAGAACCAGCTGTCCTGAAGTGGATACGGGAGAATATCTCTGAGTGGAGGGACTGCACGATTGTCTCGCCCGATGCGGGGGGAGCTAAGCGAGTCACCTCCATCGCAGACCAGTTGAATGTTGACTTTGCCTTGATTCACAAAGAACGGAAGAAGGCCAACGAAGTGGACCGCATGGTGCTGGTCGGGGACGTGAAGGACCGGGTGGCCATTCTAGTGGATGACATGGCTGATACTTGTGGCACAATCTGCCATGCAGCGGAAAAACTCCTTGCAGCTGGAGCCACCAGAGTTTATGCTATCTTGACTCACGGGATCTTTTCTGGCCCGGCCATTTTTCGCATTAACAACGCCTGCTTCGAAGCAGTAGTGGTCACCAATACCATCCCTCAGGAGGATAACATGAGGCACTGTCCCAAAATACAGGTGCTCGACATCTCCATAATCCTGGCAGAAGCCATCAGGAGAATTCACAATGGGGAATCTGTTTCCTACCTGTTCAGCCATGTGCCTTTATAA